A single candidate division SR1 bacterium Aalborg_AAW-1 DNA region contains:
- the frr gene encoding Ribosome-recycling factor, which produces MSLEHNMQKIVDYLSTELMGIQVGRATKGLVEHIKVDSGYGFMPIGQLANITLPDQQTIRIEPWDKSSLSRIETAIYDANTGLAPQNMGDYIMVKVPALTSERREQYKKQVSAMGEDCKARLRQARQDELKSIKKEFEEKLISEDDKKFAEKQVDETTKTFTEKIDTMVKAKQEDIMTV; this is translated from the coding sequence ATGTCATTAGAACATAATATGCAAAAAATAGTTGATTATCTCTCAACTGAACTCATGTGAATTCAAGTCGGAAGAGCTACAAAAGGACTAGTAGAACACATTAAAGTAGATTCTGGATATGGATTTATGCCTATTGGACAGCTTGCTAATATAACCCTTCCAGACCAGCAAACTATTAGAATTGAACCTTGGGACAAAAGCAGTCTGTCTCGTATTGAAACAGCTATTTATGATGCTAATACTGGTCTGGCTCCTCAAAATATGGGTGACTATATCATGGTAAAAGTTCCTGCTCTAACAAGTGAAAGAAGAGAGCAATACAAAAAACAAGTTTCTGCTATGGGAGAAGATTGTAAAGCAAGACTAAGACAAGCAAGACAAGACGAACTCAAATCAATAAAAAAAGAATTTGAAGAAAAACTCATTTCAGAAGATGACAAAAAGTTTGCAGAAAAACAAGTTGATGAAACAACAAAAACCTTTACTGAAAAAATTGACACTATGGTCAAAGCAAAACAAGAAGACATTATGACCGTCTAA
- the comC gene encoding Type 4 prepilin-like proteins leader peptide-processing enzyme has protein sequence MLIIVGLFVLGTLFGSFGSVILQRMQRKINWKVMKGFLIGRSECPECHHQLHRYNLIPLLSWFRQKGKCMYCKSPISSLYPAVEIVSGLVFSLRGWIYLLPYVDGLGELSIMMLVFWWLLGLLLVRDIYTYELHVPIWFIMLVLIVVYSMILLIQGEASWYLLTASAGFLGLFLLVYRFGKWYAKARFGQNIETFGQGDVMLAPMLGFLFAVSDIGQTNLLSLLLIFILGSCVVGLIYYGVVMVMYKLRKKKTKDHIHETGSPMIPFLPSMIVSYRAIVLYSLVFL, from the coding sequence ATGTTGATTATTGTCTGATTATTTGTTTTATGAACTCTCTTCTGATCCTTTGGATCAGTAATTCTTCAGAGAATGCAAAGAAAAATCAATTGGAAGGTGATGAAGTGATTTCTGATTGGGCGTTCAGAATGTCCAGAGTGTCACCACCAACTTCATCGATACAATCTTATTCCCTTATTGTCATGGTTTCGCCAGAAAGGAAAGTGTATGTATTGTAAATCTCCGATCTCATCTCTCTATCCGGCTGTAGAAATTGTTTCTGGTCTGGTGTTTTCTTTACGATGATGGATATACTTATTGCCATATGTAGATGGATTGGGTGAGTTATCAATTATGATGTTAGTGTTTTGGTGGTTGCTGTGATTGTTACTTGTGCGAGATATATATACCTATGAACTTCATGTACCTATCTGGTTTATAATGCTGGTACTTATTGTTGTATATAGTATGATCTTATTGATTCAAGGTGAAGCAAGTTGGTATCTTCTGACAGCATCTGCTGGATTCTTAGGATTATTCTTACTAGTTTATCGGTTTGGTAAGTGGTATGCAAAAGCTCGTTTCTGACAGAATATTGAGACTTTTGGACAGGGGGACGTGATGCTTGCTCCCATGCTCGGATTCTTGTTTGCTGTTTCTGATATCGGTCAGACGAATTTACTTTCCTTACTGCTCATTTTTATCTTAGGTTCGTGTGTAGTGGGACTGATATATTATGGTGTGGTTATGGTGATGTATAAGCTAAGAAAAAAGAAAACTAAAGATCATATTCATGAAACAGGAAGTCCTATGATACCGTTTCTTCCTTCTATGATTGTATCTTACCGAGCTATAGTACTATATTCCTTAGTATTTTTATAA
- the algC gene encoding Phosphomannomutase/phosphoglucomutase gives MLSLEQYQTAFKSYDIRGIRGKEIDADLGYYLGLGLGDYIREQSGDQATMMIGADTRPNNTQLINNTLLGLSQSGLSNFVSAGMECDGYPHGICSTAMAYQLSYQTYDYSIIFSASHNSAEYIGIKIFTRENKFIPTSVLKKLFTKAFEKYSVQGFTPLSDTQAIDLYKQDSHIEVNKKKRSDMLDHYFGQLTKSHSFAIDYGHGAAVAYEMEYITQSPILRNRDRFHIQHLFGSPDGNFPAHETDTSRFSNYEKLSQEIQNNDKEFGFMFDGDADRLGIVLKNGTVMTGDILTAIVAKQALTNGMGDTFGSKKIFYEVFSSQVVKQVAAQYGGESTMVRVGRGAFCEQVIAEHGLIAGESSAHILFGPYGYAEIPLLALALILKESENFASFNEMAAHYMSTYKSQVYHFAIADKDGLMQHIDDSYPELSKNYVDGVRIDGDGFWFTVRKSGTEDIVKVAGEATDTAQFEKEWTKLKQIILEYGAHEK, from the coding sequence ATGCTTTCTTTAGAGCAATATCAAACAGCATTCAAGTCCTACGATATCAGAGGAATTCGATGAAAAGAAATCGATGCTGACCTTGGTTACTATCTGGGATTATGATTGGGTGATTATATCAGAGAACAAAGTTGAGACCAAGCCACGATGATGATAGGAGCCGACACCAGACCAAACAATACCCAACTCATCAACAATACACTCCTATGACTTTCTCAGTCAGGATTATCCAACTTTGTATCTGCTGGAATGGAATGTGATGGATATCCTCATGGTATCTGTAGCACAGCGATGGCCTATCAACTTTCGTATCAGACCTACGACTATAGCATTATCTTCTCGGCATCACACAACAGCGCTGAATATATTGGGATCAAAATTTTCACCAGAGAAAACAAATTCATCCCAACATCTGTCCTCAAAAAACTGTTTACCAAAGCTTTTGAAAAGTATTCTGTTCAATGATTTACTCCTCTCTCAGACACACAAGCAATAGATCTCTACAAACAAGACTCCCATATTGAAGTTAACAAAAAGAAACGATCTGACATGCTTGATCATTATTTCTGACAACTCACGAAATCACACTCGTTCGCAATTGACTACGGACATGGCGCAGCTGTCGCCTACGAAATGGAATATATTACGCAATCACCAATATTAAGAAATAGAGATAGGTTTCATATTCAACATCTCTTTGGATCACCAGATGGTAATTTTCCAGCTCATGAAACCGATACATCAAGATTCTCAAACTATGAAAAACTTTCACAAGAAATTCAAAATAATGATAAAGAATTTTGATTTATGTTTGATGGAGATGCAGATAGGCTGGGTATAGTATTAAAAAACTGAACGGTTATGACAGGAGATATTCTTACCGCAATCGTAGCGAAGCAGGCACTTACGAACGGTATGGGAGATACCTTTGGATCCAAAAAGATATTTTATGAAGTCTTTTCATCACAAGTCGTCAAACAAGTAGCAGCACAGTACGGATGAGAAAGTACGATGGTAAGGGTTGGAAGATGAGCCTTCTGTGAACAAGTCATTGCAGAACATTGACTCATTGCAGGAGAATCCAGTGCGCATATTCTTTTCTGACCTTATGGATATGCAGAGATTCCTCTCTTAGCTCTCGCCCTGATACTGAAAGAATCTGAAAACTTCGCATCATTCAATGAGATGGCAGCACATTATATGTCGACGTATAAGTCACAAGTGTATCACTTCGCTATCGCGGATAAAGACTGACTCATGCAACATATTGATGATTCCTATCCAGAATTATCGAAAAATTATGTCGATGGAGTAAGAATAGACGGAGACGGATTTTGGTTTACCGTCAGGAAATCAGGAACTGAAGATATCGTGAAAGTCGCTGGTGAAGCAACCGATACAGCACAATTTGAAAAAGAATGGACAAAACTCAAGCAGATTATACTAGAATATGGAGCGCATGAAAAGTAA
- the tilS gene encoding tRNA(Ile)-lysidine synthase has protein sequence MCLLHAIKQRRIEQKRSLSSLHIITCDHNTRENIQEEIDLVESESKDCSFHSVSYGGSDHHEQALRIRRHEQFIQYCHKHTISFLLTGHHLDDRIETTLLNMKRGANINGIKAINVSDSHFLDPNITLLRPLINHTKQEIIQYCKDNSIPYLNDPTNTNTDYSERNHIRILIQDYLSTPQFYTSFNNLYDFLENNNQKNIARKQVTIIEQDTYDLITISSGNRTPDKLYNLYQNYSISINPRSTTLDSLCEQLNKKSGNKISYQGLTISAYSYASVIKKIEE, from the coding sequence ATGTGCCTTCTCCACGCGATAAAACAACGACGAATTGAGCAAAAACGTTCTCTTTCATCTCTTCATATAATCACTTGCGATCACAATACAAGAGAAAATATACAAGAAGAGATTGATCTGGTTGAATCTGAAAGTAAAGATTGTAGTTTTCATAGTGTCAGTTACGGATGAAGTGATCATCATGAACAAGCTCTCAGAATCCGAAGACACGAACAATTCATCCAATATTGTCATAAGCATACTATCAGTTTCCTTCTTACCTGACATCATCTCGATGATAGAATAGAAACCACACTCCTGAACATGAAAAGATGAGCAAACATCAATGGCATCAAAGCTATAAACGTATCAGATTCTCATTTTTTGGATCCAAATATCACACTACTTCGTCCACTCATCAACCATACAAAACAAGAAATAATTCAGTATTGTAAGGACAACTCTATTCCTTATCTCAATGATCCAACCAATACTAATACCGACTACTCTGAAAGAAATCATATAAGAATTCTCATACAAGATTATCTCTCTACGCCACAATTTTATACGAGTTTTAATAATCTTTATGACTTTCTGGAGAATAACAATCAGAAAAACATTGCTCGTAAACAGGTTACTATTATTGAGCAAGATACGTATGACTTAATAACTATTTCTTCATGAAATCGAACTCCTGATAAGTTATACAATCTTTATCAAAATTATTCTATTTCTATCAATCCAAGATCAACTACCTTAGACAGTCTCTGTGAACAACTCAATAAAAAATCAGGAAATAAAATCTCTTACCAGGGACTTACTATCAGTGCCTATTCGTATGCAAGTGTAATAAAAAAAATAGAAGAATAG
- the gtaB_1 gene encoding UTP--glucose-1-phosphate uridylyltransferase, which yields MKAIIPAAGYGTRMLPITKTIPKEMLPVGNKPVIQYIVEGLVSAGIEEIAMITSQGKMPLEYYFDKNYELEEQLKMKNKKDLLDQINAPKTMANYVFMKQKEQLGLPHAIREARYWMDDDFFFVTVGDQFGESAIYREMVDLHKTTKQPIIQLAQVPLEEVSKYGVVKIEGDEIVDMIEKPKPEHAPSNLISQGLYILPKDFFNAVEQTPMDEAKGEIIMPDVLLNLRRMGYKLIPYISHHTMWDVGSTELWLQTNNELAARNWKC from the coding sequence ATGAAAGCTATTATCCCAGCTGCTGGTTATGGAACCAGAATGTTACCTATTACCAAGACGATTCCTAAAGAAATGCTTCCTGTGGGAAACAAACCAGTAATTCAATATATTGTTGAAGGACTGGTCTCTGCTGGTATTGAAGAAATTGCAATGATTACGTCTCAGGGTAAAATGCCACTAGAGTATTATTTTGATAAAAACTATGAACTCGAAGAACAGCTCAAGATGAAAAATAAAAAAGATTTGCTCGATCAAATCAATGCTCCGAAGACAATGGCAAATTATGTTTTTATGAAACAGAAAGAACAACTGGGATTGCCTCATGCGATACGAGAAGCAAGATATTGGATGGATGATGATTTTTTCTTTGTGACGGTAGGGGATCAGTTTGGTGAAAGTGCTATTTATAGAGAGATGGTAGATCTTCATAAAACAACGAAACAACCTATTATTCAACTTGCCCAAGTACCATTGGAAGAGGTGAGTAAGTATGGAGTAGTGAAAATAGAATGAGATGAGATTGTTGACATGATCGAAAAACCTAAACCAGAACATGCTCCTAGTAATCTGATTAGTCAGGGGCTCTATATTTTACCAAAAGATTTTTTCAATGCTGTAGAACAAACACCTATGGATGAAGCGAAAGGAGAGATTATCATGCCTGATGTTTTGCTTAATCTTCGTAGGATGGGATATAAACTTATCCCTTATATTTCTCATCATACCATGTGGGATGTAGGAAGTACAGAGCTTTGGCTACAGACAAATAATGAATTGGCAGCGAGAAATTGGAAGTGCTAA
- the polC gene encoding DNA polymerase III PolC-type, with amino-acid sequence MTLNSNYNYLFLDFETTGLDVTTDHPIQIALILVDHHFQVVKSYSSYISVPDSVLSLKSNVSYMTGIDMETITSQGQGIPTIQAELTEFFGDNTIIIGQNINFDIGFLKKFFPDCRFKDSIDTYPLATSMIPYLKSYSLEAIDQHIDNKYESYKDRKSYLLQTLSTDKALSSHDALYDCVVGLSFVQRWTKQYESFAQEFPILRQSQYKLSSDQFSIFDVIIRTEVSRTSSTQQLPTLSSPLKTEKKSTHETTVNREKTTQHSKWLSKDIPLQTMIHELPQPSIIAVSHASKIDIIKRACPNISFQYLKEEQIIDQIKLESRLQKDIRSEQEVLFIIFYLAHHRDGYRVLNPILPLHKYILEYLQDKKSTLDPTKHILCSHGGLYYTMSQQENWEKNFKHYPIALFDADFWHTTYNDFAQKGMNLTSTIAQREKTQYILTQQASQDEQTAFNQLVDYRQLFLGYFGIESEKYLEHLGKIEIDYFAEHTQYTKTNGLRATIKDEWQNYTNTYQNHTQLDTLIKKIDQLFHNPLIIRRMVSNNKDISYTIAPSVRYIDFAEYLKLFGNQKLYFFSPSRKEYNHRLPPQHKDKVTIQESDTIPKVMQILQNSKGSSFIISHNSEKSKKLFQELHNQGFAKTHHLIGEYLTGGVGKSTTMMNSEIDSIMIGGYHMLLQLRAQGKKVDHIIILYIHHSLKSFIHDDIQQYAPE; translated from the coding sequence TTGACTCTTAACTCAAACTACAACTATCTCTTCCTCGATTTCGAAACCACAGGACTAGATGTGACGACTGATCATCCTATCCAAATCGCTCTCATCCTTGTGGATCATCATTTTCAGGTTGTGAAATCCTATAGTAGTTATATCTCAGTCCCCGATTCTGTCCTCTCACTCAAATCCAATGTCTCGTATATGACCGGTATCGATATGGAAACCATCACATCACAAGGACAAGGTATTCCAACCATCCAAGCAGAGCTTACAGAATTTTTCGGAGACAATACGATCATTATCGGTCAGAATATCAATTTTGATATCTGATTTTTGAAAAAGTTTTTTCCTGACTGTAGGTTCAAGGACAGTATCGATACCTATCCTCTCGCGACAAGCATGATACCCTATCTCAAGTCTTACTCACTCGAAGCGATCGATCAGCATATAGATAATAAATACGAATCATATAAAGATAGAAAATCATATCTCCTACAGACACTATCGACAGATAAAGCACTTTCTTCTCACGATGCACTCTATGACTGTGTGGTGGGCTTATCATTTGTGCAGCGATGGACTAAACAATATGAATCTTTTGCACAAGAATTTCCAATTCTTAGACAATCACAGTACAAACTCTCTTCAGATCAGTTCTCAATTTTTGATGTAATTATCAGAACAGAAGTATCAAGAACTTCCTCAACACAACAATTACCTACTCTCTCTTCACCTCTCAAGACAGAAAAAAAATCAACTCATGAAACAACTGTCAATCGAGAAAAAACAACACAACACAGTAAATGGCTAAGCAAAGACATACCACTACAAACCATGATCCATGAGCTTCCTCAACCATCTATCATTGCTGTATCTCATGCTTCCAAAATTGATATTATCAAGAGAGCTTGTCCAAATATTTCATTTCAATATCTCAAAGAAGAACAAATCATTGATCAGATCAAACTTGAATCTCGGCTCCAAAAAGACATCCGGTCAGAACAAGAAGTTTTATTTATTATCTTCTATCTGGCACATCATCGTGATGGATATCGTGTGTTAAATCCTATCTTACCACTTCACAAATATATCCTCGAATATCTTCAAGATAAAAAATCAACACTTGACCCTACCAAACATATCTTATGCAGCCACTGATGATTGTACTACACCATGAGCCAGCAAGAGAATTGGGAAAAAAACTTTAAACACTATCCCATCGCACTCTTCGATGCTGATTTTTGGCATACAACCTACAATGATTTTGCACAGAAAGGGATGAATCTTACCAGTACTATAGCTCAACGAGAGAAAACACAATATATTCTGACCCAACAAGCAAGTCAGGATGAACAAACAGCATTCAATCAGTTAGTGGATTATCGACAACTCTTTCTGGGGTATTTTGGCATAGAAAGTGAGAAATATCTCGAACATCTCTGAAAAATTGAAATAGATTATTTTGCAGAACATACTCAATACACCAAAACAAATGGACTACGAGCAACAATCAAGGATGAATGGCAAAACTATACCAATACGTACCAAAACCATACTCAACTTGACACTCTCATCAAAAAAATCGACCAACTCTTTCATAACCCTCTGATTATTCGTCGTATGGTATCGAACAACAAAGACATCTCCTATACGATCGCTCCAAGTGTCAGATATATTGATTTTGCTGAATATTTGAAACTCTTTGGAAATCAAAAATTATACTTCTTTTCACCCTCAAGAAAAGAATATAACCATCGACTCCCTCCCCAACACAAGGATAAAGTCACTATTCAAGAATCAGATACCATCCCCAAAGTAATGCAAATCCTTCAGAACAGTAAAGGGTCAAGCTTCATCATATCACACAATTCAGAAAAATCTAAAAAACTCTTTCAAGAGCTCCATAACCAATGATTTGCAAAAACTCATCACTTGATAGGAGAATATCTCACCTGATGAGTAGGGAAAAGTACAACTATGATGAATTCTGAGATCGATAGTATCATGATCGGTGGTTATCATATGCTTCTTCAACTGCGAGCACAAGGAAAGAAAGTAGACCATATCATTATTCTCTACATTCATCACTCCCTCAAATCATTTATACACGATGATATCCAACAATATGCTCCTGAATAA
- a CDS encoding DNA polymerase III subunit delta, with product MSKRYLFTGEESYLIHKELLRRKTNFTTKYGPDTVVSLSVGEHTPSEIMQILCSGGLFSEDKLIILYDIPGQTTSPKGTAELEEYIMTQWDMLHPDYFIIFVSYKPDKRKKAYKFFEQHCESKTFSPMDMRSLPKFLSEEFNEYNTSNNTLTRDHIDHIVELVGTDGRRLSSEIKKLCDSLNAEGGQLTTQLINEVLTPSQESSAFEIIDELIKVPSTNLLSKIDMIVASGEVRQAIHGGLLRGMKTIIAYGICLRDNQDPKSLGLAPFVAGKYNKYQDNIRSNLESYIYIYYKLLEYDYNIKNGIAEDKGYRLHLKSLLFENNLIS from the coding sequence ATGTCCAAAAGGTATCTGTTTACCTGAGAAGAATCCTATCTGATTCATAAAGAACTTCTCAGACGAAAGACGAATTTTACAACAAAATATGGTCCTGACACGGTCGTGTCATTATCAGTATGAGAACATACTCCTAGTGAGATTATGCAAATTTTGTGTTCAGGTGGATTATTTAGTGAAGATAAACTCATTATCCTCTATGATATACCAGGACAAACCACAAGCCCCAAAGGTACTGCAGAGCTTGAAGAATATATTATGACACAATGGGATATGCTTCATCCAGACTATTTCATCATCTTCGTCTCTTATAAACCAGACAAAAGGAAAAAAGCCTATAAATTCTTTGAACAACACTGTGAAAGCAAAACCTTCAGTCCCATGGATATGAGATCACTACCAAAATTTCTTAGTGAAGAATTCAACGAATACAATACAAGTAACAACACTCTGACCAGAGATCATATCGATCACATCGTAGAACTCGTTGGAACTGATGGACGAAGATTATCTAGTGAAATAAAGAAACTATGCGACAGTTTAAACGCTGAATGATGACAACTCACTACACAGCTCATCAATGAAGTTCTTACTCCTTCACAAGAATCGAGTGCTTTTGAAATAATTGATGAACTCATAAAAGTTCCATCAACGAATCTCCTTTCTAAAATAGATATGATTGTTGCAAGTGGCGAAGTACGACAAGCTATCCATGGTGGACTCTTACGATGAATGAAAACAATAATTGCTTACGGAATCTGTCTCAGAGATAACCAAGATCCTAAATCTCTATGACTCGCACCCTTTGTTGCTGGGAAATACAACAAATATCAGGACAATATTCGCAGCAACTTAGAATCATATATATACATATATTATAAGTTATTAGAATACGACTACAATATCAAAAATGGAATTGCAGAGGATAAATGATATCGACTCCATCTGAAATCTCTTCTCTTTGAAAACAATCTTATATCTTAA
- the fmt gene encoding Methionyl-tRNA formyltransferase, producing the protein MQKQSKKTIFHHIAQGCIRIYQFLFSPDKSIFFSPWLRGRVCRHHPHCSQYGYECFDHYDFFTASYRTMDRISRCTPGNEKTYDPVKYRVVFASGSPIGVSFLENLISDPRFDVVGVLTMPDMPSGRGMKMQENIIGLKAGELGIDSTNIKKPHSLRLDSKKYAYEAQEIYEWIKELNVDILYVIAYGNILPQHILDVPKIAPLNIHGSLLPAYRGASPLQQVFVDGLSETGITLMKMEAGLDSGPMIDKQIFKLSFSDTVVDLIQRVKEYTPKWSLDSIDAYVHGNLEEEIQDESLVTHCGKITKQDGIIQLKVDIGEGKADTLENIYRKYKGYYLWPKTHFQLRVKSGELKVVIVEQLELDEELYEHKKDKSLFLDDYVLNPAVISLVVKPEGKKAMSWEDFQRGYL; encoded by the coding sequence ATGCAAAAGCAATCTAAAAAGACTATCTTTCATCATATTGCTCAGTGATGCATTCGTATCTATCAGTTTCTTTTCTCTCCTGATAAGAGTATTTTTTTCTCTCCTTGGCTTCGTGGTCGTGTCTGTAGACATCATCCTCATTGTAGTCAGTATGGGTATGAATGTTTTGATCACTATGATTTTTTTACTGCTAGTTATCGTACGATGGATAGAATCTCACGTTGTACACCTTGAAATGAAAAAACCTATGATCCAGTGAAATATCGTGTGGTATTTGCTTCAGGATCTCCGATTTGAGTATCTTTTTTGGAAAATTTGATTTCTGACCCCAGGTTTGATGTTGTAGGAGTGTTAACTATGCCAGATATGCCCAGTGGTAGGGGTATGAAGATGCAAGAGAATATTATCTGACTCAAGGCTTGAGAACTATGAATTGATAGTACTAATATTAAAAAACCTCATTCTCTCCGCCTTGATTCCAAAAAATATGCCTATGAGGCACAAGAGATCTATGAATGGATAAAAGAGCTCAATGTTGATATCTTGTATGTCATCGCGTATGGTAATATTTTACCTCAACATATTCTCGATGTCCCTAAGATTGCTCCACTCAATATCCATGGTTCGCTTCTTCCTGCCTATCGTGGTGCATCACCATTACAACAAGTATTTGTCGATGGATTGTCTGAGACCGGTATTACTCTCATGAAGATGGAAGCGTGATTGGATAGTGGTCCCATGATCGATAAACAAATTTTTAAACTAAGTTTTTCTGACACGGTGGTAGATTTGATCCAGAGAGTGAAAGAATATACTCCTAAGTGGTCGTTAGATAGTATTGACGCTTATGTTCATGGAAATTTAGAAGAAGAGATTCAAGATGAAAGTTTAGTGACACATTGTGGAAAAATCACCAAACAAGATGGAATTATACAGTTAAAAGTTGATATTTGAGAGTGAAAAGCTGATACCTTGGAGAATATCTATCGTAAGTATAAGGGATACTATCTCTGGCCAAAGACACATTTTCAGTTAAGAGTTAAGAGTGGAGAGTTGAAAGTTGTGATTGTTGAACAGTTGGAGTTAGATGAGGAATTGTATGAACACAAAAAAGATAAGTCACTGTTTCTGGATGATTATGTTTTGAATCCTGCTGTGATATCACTGGTGGTAAAACCTGAAGGGAAAAAAGCTATGTCGTGGGAAGACTTTCAGAGAGGGTATTTATAA
- the gmk gene encoding Guanylate kinase, with protein MNTSKMREPKIIFLTGVLGSGKTTMMDLLLEDAQFEKVCSVTTRKPREGEVSGDHYVFVSIPEFESLIDDKKMLEYAFVHQIAYYGTRIDRLQDALHRGKSPVKTIDMVGMDIIEKKDKLSGQYVCIFIDIPEDIMKQRILNRQPDMNKIELQQRLDSAEMERRIAHRLNHCIVVDGSGTIAEVFSHIKLLLKDL; from the coding sequence TTGAATACAAGCAAAATGAGGGAACCAAAAATTATTTTCCTGACTGGTGTGTTAGGGTCAGGGAAGACCACGATGATGGACTTGCTCCTAGAAGATGCGCAGTTTGAAAAGGTTTGTTCCGTAACAACCAGAAAACCTAGAGAATGAGAAGTATCTTGAGATCATTATGTCTTTGTTTCGATTCCAGAATTTGAATCCCTGATTGATGACAAGAAGATGTTAGAATATGCCTTTGTTCACCAGATTGCTTATTATGGAACGAGGATAGACCGATTACAAGATGCGTTACATCGTGGAAAGAGTCCAGTCAAGACCATTGATATGGTAGGTATGGATATTATAGAAAAGAAAGACAAACTTTCCTGACAGTACGTGTGTATCTTTATTGATATTCCTGAAGATATTATGAAACAGAGAATATTGAACAGACAACCAGATATGAATAAGATTGAATTGCAACAGAGATTAGATAGTGCAGAGATGGAAAGACGTATTGCTCATAGACTGAATCATTGTATTGTTGTTGATGGAAGTGGAACGATAGCTGAGGTATTTTCTCATATTAAGCTTTTGTTGAAAGATTTGTAG